GCCTCCGGCGAGATCGACGAGGACGAGTACCGGCGCCGCATGTCCGTCCTGGAGGAGCAGTTCGGCCGCACGGGCAAGGGAGGCGCGGCATGACCACCACGACCGCACTGCGGGCCGCGGCCCGCGTGGTCGACGCGGTGAAGGTGTACGGCGGTGGCGACACCGCCGTACGCGCTCTGGACGGCGTCGACGTCTCCTTTCCCGCCGGACGCTTCACGGCGATCATGGGCCCCTCGGGCTCCGGGAAGTCCACCCTCATGCACTGCGCGGCCGGCCTCGACACGCTCACCTCCGGCGCCGCCTACATCGGCGACACCGAACTCGGCGCGCTGGACGACCGGCGCCTGACGCTGCTGCGCCGGGACCGGGTCGGTTTCGTCTTCCAGGCGTTCAACCTGGTGCCGACACTGACCGTCGCCGAGAACATCACCCTGCCCCTGGACCTGGCAGGGCGGCGCGGCGACCAGGAATGGATCGACGCGCTCGTGGACGTCGTCGGGCTGCGCGAGCGGCTGCACCACCGGCCCTCCGAACTCTCCGGCGGCCAGCAGCAACGCGTCGCCGTGGCACGGGCGTTCGCCGGGCGGCCCGACGTGGTCTTCGCCGACGAGCCGACCGGAAACCTCGACTCCCGCTCCGGCGCGGAGGTCCTCGGCCTCCTCGGCTCCGCCGTGCGGGAGATGGACCGTACGGTCGTCATGGTCACGCACGACCCGGTAGCCGCCGCGCACGCCGACGAGGTGCTCTTCCTCGCCGACGGACGGCTGGTCGACCGGATGGAGTCGCCGACCGCGGACCGGGTCCTGGACCGCATGAAGGCCTTCGAGGTGCGGACATGAACGCGGCGGTCCGGCTCAGCCTCACCTCGCTGCGCGCCCACCGGCGCCGGTTCGCCGGAACCTTCGTCGCCGTGTTCCTCGGCGTCGCCTTCCTGACCGGCACCCTCGTCATGGGCGACACGCTGCGCGCCAGCTTCGGCAGCATGTTCGGCGAGGCCACCAGCGGCACGGACGCCGTCGTACGCGGCGCCGACGCCATCACCACACCGGGCGAGGCCCAGGGCGTACGGCGGCCCGTGGACACCTCGCTGGTGACAACCATCGAGCGGGTCCCCGGCGTGGCCGCGGCGGAACCGGACATCCAGGGCGCCGGCCAGCTCGTCGGCTCCGACGGCAAGCCCGTCGGCGGCCAGGGCCCGCCCACGCTCGCCGGGAACTGGATCACCGACCCGCGCCTCAACCCCTACCGGCTCGCCGAAGGCCGCGCACCGGCCAGGTCCGGCGAGGTCGTGGTGAACCGGGGCGCCGCGAAGAAGGGCGGCCTGAAGATCGGCGACACGACCGTCCTGCGGACGCCGGATCCCGTGAAGGTCACCATCGTCGGCCTCGCCACCTTCGGCGGCCAGGACGGCATGGCCCAGGTGACCTTCACGGGCATGACCCGCTCCGACGCCGAGAAGTACCTGACCGCGCGGCCCGGGCGGGCGGCGGCCATCGAGGTGCGGGCCGGGCCCGGAGTGAGCCAGAACGACCTGGTCCGCAGGCTGACTCCCGTGCTGCCCAAGGGAGTCGAGGCCATCACCGGTCAGCAGTCGGCGCAGGAGAACACCGACATGATCTCCAGCCAGTTCCTGACCCTCTTCACCACCTTCCTGCTCGTGTTCTCCGGCGTCGCGCTGCTCGTCGCGACCTTCTCCATCCACAACACGTTCGCCATCGTGGTCGCCCAGCGCACCCGGGAGAACGCCCTGTTGCGTGCCCTCGGCGCGGCCCGCCGCCAGGTGACGGCCGCCGCGCTCGCCGAGGCCTGCGTCGTCGCGCTCACCGCGTCCCTCACCGGACTCGCGGGCGGCATCGGCATCGCCGCCGGCCTCCAGGCGCTGTTCCCGGCGATCGGATTCCCGTTCCCCGACGGCGACTTGGTCATCAAGACGCTGTCGATGGTGCTGCCGCTCGCGGTGGGGATCGTGGTCTGCCTGGGCTCCGCGCTGCTGCCGGCCCGGCGCGCCGGACGGACGGCGCCGCTCGCCGCCCTGCGCGAGACGGCCGTCGACGCCTCCGGTGCCTCCCGGGGCCGTGCGACCGCCGGGGCCGTTCTCGGCGCGCTGGCGCTCGCCACGACCCTGGCCGGCGTCCTGGTCTCCCCGTCCGTGTGGCTGGCGGGACTCGGCACACTCCTCGCCCTGGCGGCCTTCGTCGTCCTCGGCCCGGTGGCCGCCACCACGGCCGTACGACTGCTCGGCAGCCCCCTGGACCGGCTGCGCGGGGTCACCGGATCCCTGGCCCGGCGCAACGCCCTGCGCAGTCCGAAGCGGACGGCGGCCACCGCGAGCGCGCTGATGATCGGCGTGGCCGTCGTGTCGCTGTTCACCGTGTTCGGTGCCTCGCTGAAGGCCACCATGGACCAGACGGTGTCCCGGTCCTTCGCCGGCGACGTCGCCGTCAGCAGCCCGTCCTTCGGCGCGGGCGGCAGCGGACTCAGCCCCCGGCTCGCGCCCGCGCTCCAGCGGCTGCCCCAGGTGGACACCGCCGTGGGGCTCGGCCGAGGGGTCGCCGAAGTCGACGGCAGAGGAAGGGCCTTGACGGTCACCGATCCCGCGGCCCTCGCCCGTACCTTCGACCTCGGCACGGTCACCGGTTCCCTGCGCGACCTCGGCGTCAACGGCATCGCGATCACCCGGAAGGAGGCCGACCGGCGGCATCTGCGCACCGGCGACACGGCCAGGCTGACCTTCACCGACGGCAGGACGGACGACTTCACCGTCCGTGCCGTGTACGGCCAGTCGGAACTCGCCGGTGACTATGTCATCACCCGGGCCGCCTGGGCCCCGCACCGCACCCAGGACGCCGACAGCCTGATCGCCGTCACCTTCAAGCGCGGGGTGACCGCGGACGCGGGCAAGGCGGCGGTACGGGCGGTCGCCGCGCACTACGGCAACCCGTCCGTGCAGACCCGAGACGAGTACGCGCAGTCCTCTGCGGGCGGCATCGACATGATGCTCACCCTCGTCTACGCGCTGCTCGCCCTCGCGGTGGTCATCGCCCTGCTCGGCATCGCGAACACGCTGACCCTCGCGCTGCACGAACGCACCCGGGAACTGGGCCTGCTGCGGGCCGTCGGTCAGACCCGCGCCCAGCTGCGGGCCATGGTCCGCTGGGAGTCGGTCCTGGTCGCCGCGTTCGGCACGGCCGGCGGGCTCGGTCTCGGCGCCTTCCTGGGCTGGGTGCTGGTCAAGGCCTCCGACGGCGCGAGCGACACCGCGTTCGCCTTCGCCCTCCCATCCGCCCGGCTCGCGGTGGTCGCCCTCATCGGCCTCACCGCCGGCGCCCTGGCGGGCCTACGGCCGGCCCGGCGGGCGGCACGGTTGGACGTGTTGCGGGCGATCGCGACGGAGTGACCGCGTCGCGTTGGCCGGGGCGCCTGCCTGGCGGGGGCGGTGTGCGGCCGTGCGCGAGCGCGGGTGCGTGGGGGCTGGTCGCGCAGTTCCCCGCGCCCCTCAGGGAACTGCCGTACAGCCGACTTCGTCCCACCGGTCCCGCTCCGAGCCGTCACCCCCGCCCAGCTACGGCCGGTTGTGCCGCAGGCTTGGCGGCTCACCGGGTAGTGGGGGTCGTATTCGTGTGGTTGCGGGGGGTTGTGCCGCAGGCTTGGCGGCTCAGCGGGTAGAGGGGGTCGTATTCGTGTGGTTGCGGGAGGTCGTGCCGCAGGCTTGGCGGCTCACCGGCAGGGGCGGTCGTACTTGTGCGGTTGCGGCCGGTTGTGCCGCAGGCGCGGCGGCCCACCCGGCAGCGGCCGTCGTCCCCGCCCAGCTGCGGGCAGTCGTGCCGCTGGGGCGGCACGGGTGGGCGCAGCGGCACCCGGCTAGCGCCGGTAAGCGGCCCCCCCGTTGTTCAGCGGCAGCTTCCCGCACCCCGCGGGCGCCGGGTAAGCAAACCCCCCTGTTCAGCGGCAGCTCCCCGCGCCCTGCCGGCCCCGGGTAAGCGGTCCCCCCGTTGCTCAGCGGCAGCTTCCCGCGCCCTGCCGGCCCCGGGTAAGCGGACCCCCCGTTGCTCAGCGGCAGCTCCCCGCACCCCGCCAGCGCCGGTAAGCGGACCCCCCGTTGCTCCCTCTGCCCCGCCCCAGCCCTAGCCGGGAACGGTCGACCGGGCCGCAGTCTGGCTACCGGCGCCGGCAGGCGCGGGTGTCACGCTCGCCACCGGCGCCGCCACCACGGGCGCCTCGGCGGTGAGTGTGACCCCGGTGCCCACCGGAGTCCCCACGGGGGCCGGGGCCGAAGTGGCCACACGGACCGGCCCCGGGGCCGGCCGTACTCCCGCGGTGCGACGCGGCGCGTGAGCCGGATGCGGCCGCACCACCGCCGGAGCGGACAGCGTGAACCACACGACCTTGCCGTTCTCGCCGTCCGGCCGGGCACCCCAGCTCTCGCTCACCGCCGCCACCATCGCCAGCCCCCGCCCACAGGTGGCCAGCGGGCCGCCGTCCGGCAGGTTCGCGACGTCGGCCGGCACCGGAAGCCGCGGGTCGTTGTCGCGCACCGAGACCGTGAGCCGGTCCGGCGCCAGCTCCAGCTCGACCGTGCACGACTTGTCGGGCCTTGCGTGCCGGTGAACGTTGCTGAGCAGCTCCGTCACACCGAGCGCGGCCCGGTCTATCAACGCGTCCATATGCCAGTAGCGCAACTGCGCAGATACGATTCTGCGGACCTGGCCGATCCGCGACGGCAGGGCTTGGAGCTCCACCGTGCAGTGCCTGCTTGGGTGACTGATCACGGCTGCGACTCCCCGATGTAGAGGTCCGAAGGGACCGGAAGAACACGGAGAACAACGGATCCAGCAGGGTGCTTGCGTCCAAACGGCCGCCTGCTGTCATGGCCGGCGGGCTGGTTCGCAGCGTTATCGCCGGTAAACCCAGAGTGACGTACGACCAGCGTGACGCAGCGGATGCGCTCCCGCAACTCGCCGCGACGGGCCGCTGCTCGGAGTAATACGACCGGCGTCTTCCCGGGTCGGCGGCGGGTGTCAGCCGCCGCGTCCGGCGGCCCGGCGCACCGCCTCGATGAACCGCCGTGCCGCGGGCGGACCCGCCTCGCCCGGAGCGGGGTCGTGCTCGCCCAGCGTCAGCTGGTACCGCTTGCCGTTGAGGTCGGCCAGCGCCTTGCCGTCCGGCCCGAACAACGGCCGGGACGCGCGCACCGCCTGCACCGGAGCGCTGTCGATCTCGCTGCCGTAGCTGTTGAGCAACTCCAGCCTGCCGTCGTTGATCCGGACCTGCCCGGCCCGGGTGAGCGAGCGCAGCCGCTTTCCGATCCGCACGCCCGTGGCCGTGAACTCCGGCTCCGCCATCCCTCGCCGCCCCCTTGCCCAGAGCTTCCGAGATCCAGTGTGCGCCCCCCAGTGCCTGTCCGACGATTCCCGTCTGCCCACGACGCCTGGCATGCACGCTCGCCGTGTTGCCGAACCGCCCCCATGGCGCCGCCACGAGGACGCTCCGGCGCCTCGCGATCGCACGCACCGGACGCCGCGGTGCCCGCCCTCCGGGCGGACGACGGGAATCGTCGGACAGGCCCTGGGGACGATCGTCCCGTCGCGTGCAGTCTGCCCCGATACGGCCGGGAGCACCAGTGTGCGCGGGGCGCGTACGTGGGCCGCCCGGAGCACTCCCGCCAAATGCGCCCCCGGATGCCTCCCACAGGTGTGCCCCAGGGCGGCTTTGGGTGGCCCAAAGATGCGTTTATGCAGGTGGGGCGTGGTGTGAAAGATGCCTATGCTCGAGATGCCGGCCGCGTCAGGCGCCGTCGGCTCCCAGCGTAAGGAGCACCGCCGTGAGCACCACCCACCAGACCCGCACCGGCGCCACCCTCGACGTCGACCGCAGCGACGCCGCCTACCGTGACTGGCTGAAAGAGGCCGTACGCAAGGTCCAGGCCGATGCCAACCGGTCGGCGGACACGCATCTGCTGCGCTTCCCGCTCCCGGAACAATGGGGCATCGACCTCTACCTGAAGGACGAGTCGACGCACCCCACGGGCAGCCTCAAGCACCGCCTCGCCCGCTCCCTCTTCCTCTACGGCCTCTGCAATGGCTGGATCCGCCCCGGTCGCCCGGTCATCGAGGCCTCCAGCGGCTCCACCGCCGTCTCCGAGGCCTACTTCGCCAAGCTGATCGGCGTGCCCTTCATCGCGGTCATGCCGCGCACGACGAGCGCCGAGAAGTGCCGTCTGATCGAGTTCCACGGCGGACGATGTCACTTCGTGGACGACTCCCGGAAGATGTACGAGGAGTCGGCCCGCCTCGCGGTGGAGACCGGCGGCCACTACATGGACCAGTTCACCTACGCCGAGCGGGCCACCGACTGGCGCGGCAACAACAACATCGCCGAATCGATCTTCCGCCAGCTGGAGTTGGAGCGGTTCCCGGAGCCCGCGTGGATCGTGGCCACGGCGGGTACCGGCGGCACGTCGGCGACCCTCGCGCGCTATGTCCACTACATGCAGTACGACACGCGTATCTGCGTGGCGGATCCGGACAACTCCTGCTTCTTCGAGGGCTGGACCACCGGCGATCCGGACGTCACCTGTGACTGCGGCTCGCGGATCGAGGGCATCGGCCGGCCGCGCATGGAGCCGAGCTTCGTGCCCGGCGCGATCGACCGGATGATGAAGGTCCCGGACGCGGCGAGCGTCGCCGCCGTACGGGCGCTGGAGCGGGCCATAGGCCGCAAGGCGGGCGGCTCCACGGGCACCGGACTGTGGAGCGCGCTGAAGATCGTCTCGGAGATGGTGGCCGAGGGCCGCCGGGGCAGCGTCGTCACCCTGCTGTGCGACCCGGGCGACCGCTACCTCGACAAGTACTACTCCGACGCCTGGCTCGCGGAGCAGGGCCTGGACATCACGCCGTACACGGTGGCAATCGAGACCCTGCTGGCGACGGGGGTGTGGCCGGACTGAGCCGGACCCCGACCGCCGGCGAGCGGTGACCGACGCGCGGGTGACGGGACTGTGTGGGTTTGGTGACGTCTCAAATGGGTTTCTGGGCAAGCTGGTTGGGTCTGTGTGGCTGATAAGATCATCACACTTTTGCGTGGACTGACGGCGTGTCAAGAACGCGTATACGGGGGGACAGTCTCAAAGGCACCATCGCGCTAGCACGCTCCAGGCGCGATGCGACTTGAAGAGAGTCTCATGACGTCATTGACCCAGGATCCACTGCTGTGGATCTTGTTGGTGGTGCTCATCGCTGCGGTCGTCGCAGTGATGCGGGCCCGGAGAACCAACATGGCGCTCCGGCGAACGAGGAAGGACCTGGAGACAGGACTGGGGGAGGCTCGCGGCGACATCGGTCGGCTCCACGCGCACATCGCCGCGCTGAACACGCAGCATCACGGTGAGCTCGCGGACGTACGGGCGGACGCGGAAGCGGCGACCAAGGCGGTGCTGAAGTCCGCCATGGGCACGCTCCAGTCGCTCGCAGAGGAACAGCAGGTCCTCCTGGACAGCCTGCTGAGGAAGTACGGCGACACCACGGAGGTCCTGGCCGACCTGATGGCGGTCGACCACACCGGCAGCCAGTTCGGCCGCCGAGCCAAGGGCATCTCCGTGCTGTGCGGCGGGTGGCTGGGCAGGCGTGACGGCGCCGCCACGGTCTACGACGTCGCCCGCAGCGCCCAGGGCAGGATCAAGGACTTCAACCGGGTCAGCGTCCACTCGCAGGTCACCGTCTCCCTCGTCGGCAAGGCGGTCGAGCCGGTGGCGGTCGTACTGGCCGAACTGCTGGACAACGCGACGAACTACAGCGCCCCCGGAACGCCGGTCGAGGTCAACATCCAGACTGTGCCGGCCGGTGTGTGCTTCATCGTGGACGACGCCGGACTGGGCATGGACCAGGAGACCAAGGACCGGGCGGCGGCGCTGCTGTCCGTCGACGGTCCCGTCGACATCACCGGACTCGGCGACCCGCCGCGCTTCGGCTTCGCCGTGTGCGGGATGCTCGCCGCCCGCTACGGCTTCGCCGTCTCGGTCGGCTCCGTGTCCCCCTACGGCGGAGTGCGTGCAGTGATCCGTGTGCCCGAAACCCTTCTCGCGGCCGAGACCCCTTCCCCGGCGATCGAGGCCCAGGACGCCGTAAGCCCCGAGGCGGCCCCCCAGCGACTGGCGCCGGTCCCGGTCGTGGGCCCTTCGCACGTGGTGGGCACGACCTCGGGAGGTCTGCCCAAACGCCGGCGGCGCAGCGGCCCCGTCACGGTCGTCCCGGCCCTCGACGCCACCGCCGGCCAGGAGCGGACGCCCGAGCCGGCCAGCGAGGTGACGGCATCGCGGATCGGGGCGTTCGCGCGTGGAACTCACCTCGGGCGCACCACGAACACCACGGAAGGATCTGACGACCAGTGAAGATCGACCTGTCCTGGGTGCTGAACGACGTACTCGAGGTACGCGGAGCCCGGCACGCGATCCTCGTCTCGGGCGACGGCCTGCTGCTGCAGCGTTCGGACGACATCGAACGGGACGATGCCGAGACGAACGCCGCCGCGATGAGCTCGATGCAATCACTGAGCCGTGCGGTCGCGGGGTTCGTGGGTGCGGGGCACGGCATCTGGAAGCAGACGCTGCTGGAGTACGACGGCGGCTGGATCTTCCTGATCGCCGCCGGCCAGGGCTCGTACCTCGCCGTCTCGGCCGCGCTGGACGTGGACATGGAGGCCATGT
Above is a genomic segment from Streptomyces fodineus containing:
- a CDS encoding ABC transporter permease, whose translation is MNAAVRLSLTSLRAHRRRFAGTFVAVFLGVAFLTGTLVMGDTLRASFGSMFGEATSGTDAVVRGADAITTPGEAQGVRRPVDTSLVTTIERVPGVAAAEPDIQGAGQLVGSDGKPVGGQGPPTLAGNWITDPRLNPYRLAEGRAPARSGEVVVNRGAAKKGGLKIGDTTVLRTPDPVKVTIVGLATFGGQDGMAQVTFTGMTRSDAEKYLTARPGRAAAIEVRAGPGVSQNDLVRRLTPVLPKGVEAITGQQSAQENTDMISSQFLTLFTTFLLVFSGVALLVATFSIHNTFAIVVAQRTRENALLRALGAARRQVTAAALAEACVVALTASLTGLAGGIGIAAGLQALFPAIGFPFPDGDLVIKTLSMVLPLAVGIVVCLGSALLPARRAGRTAPLAALRETAVDASGASRGRATAGAVLGALALATTLAGVLVSPSVWLAGLGTLLALAAFVVLGPVAATTAVRLLGSPLDRLRGVTGSLARRNALRSPKRTAATASALMIGVAVVSLFTVFGASLKATMDQTVSRSFAGDVAVSSPSFGAGGSGLSPRLAPALQRLPQVDTAVGLGRGVAEVDGRGRALTVTDPAALARTFDLGTVTGSLRDLGVNGIAITRKEADRRHLRTGDTARLTFTDGRTDDFTVRAVYGQSELAGDYVITRAAWAPHRTQDADSLIAVTFKRGVTADAGKAAVRAVAAHYGNPSVQTRDEYAQSSAGGIDMMLTLVYALLALAVVIALLGIANTLTLALHERTRELGLLRAVGQTRAQLRAMVRWESVLVAAFGTAGGLGLGAFLGWVLVKASDGASDTAFAFALPSARLAVVALIGLTAGALAGLRPARRAARLDVLRAIATE
- a CDS encoding roadblock/LC7 domain-containing protein — encoded protein: MKIDLSWVLNDVLEVRGARHAILVSGDGLLLQRSDDIERDDAETNAAAMSSMQSLSRAVAGFVGAGHGIWKQTLLEYDGGWIFLIAAGQGSYLAVSAALDVDMEAMSFRMQKTVAGLSKAMSVAPRSDSGVGA
- a CDS encoding ATP-binding protein, whose product is MISHPSRHCTVELQALPSRIGQVRRIVSAQLRYWHMDALIDRAALGVTELLSNVHRHARPDKSCTVELELAPDRLTVSVRDNDPRLPVPADVANLPDGGPLATCGRGLAMVAAVSESWGARPDGENGKVVWFTLSAPAVVRPHPAHAPRRTAGVRPAPGPVRVATSAPAPVGTPVGTGVTLTAEAPVVAAPVASVTPAPAGAGSQTAARSTVPG
- a CDS encoding ABC transporter ATP-binding protein, which encodes MTTTTALRAAARVVDAVKVYGGGDTAVRALDGVDVSFPAGRFTAIMGPSGSGKSTLMHCAAGLDTLTSGAAYIGDTELGALDDRRLTLLRRDRVGFVFQAFNLVPTLTVAENITLPLDLAGRRGDQEWIDALVDVVGLRERLHHRPSELSGGQQQRVAVARAFAGRPDVVFADEPTGNLDSRSGAEVLGLLGSAVREMDRTVVMVTHDPVAAAHADEVLFLADGRLVDRMESPTADRVLDRMKAFEVRT
- a CDS encoding PLP-dependent cysteine synthase family protein, with protein sequence MSTTHQTRTGATLDVDRSDAAYRDWLKEAVRKVQADANRSADTHLLRFPLPEQWGIDLYLKDESTHPTGSLKHRLARSLFLYGLCNGWIRPGRPVIEASSGSTAVSEAYFAKLIGVPFIAVMPRTTSAEKCRLIEFHGGRCHFVDDSRKMYEESARLAVETGGHYMDQFTYAERATDWRGNNNIAESIFRQLELERFPEPAWIVATAGTGGTSATLARYVHYMQYDTRICVADPDNSCFFEGWTTGDPDVTCDCGSRIEGIGRPRMEPSFVPGAIDRMMKVPDAASVAAVRALERAIGRKAGGSTGTGLWSALKIVSEMVAEGRRGSVVTLLCDPGDRYLDKYYSDAWLAEQGLDITPYTVAIETLLATGVWPD
- a CDS encoding ATP-binding protein; amino-acid sequence: MTSLTQDPLLWILLVVLIAAVVAVMRARRTNMALRRTRKDLETGLGEARGDIGRLHAHIAALNTQHHGELADVRADAEAATKAVLKSAMGTLQSLAEEQQVLLDSLLRKYGDTTEVLADLMAVDHTGSQFGRRAKGISVLCGGWLGRRDGAATVYDVARSAQGRIKDFNRVSVHSQVTVSLVGKAVEPVAVVLAELLDNATNYSAPGTPVEVNIQTVPAGVCFIVDDAGLGMDQETKDRAAALLSVDGPVDITGLGDPPRFGFAVCGMLAARYGFAVSVGSVSPYGGVRAVIRVPETLLAAETPSPAIEAQDAVSPEAAPQRLAPVPVVGPSHVVGTTSGGLPKRRRRSGPVTVVPALDATAGQERTPEPASEVTASRIGAFARGTHLGRTTNTTEGSDDQ